The following coding sequences lie in one Nocardioides sambongensis genomic window:
- the hpf gene encoding ribosome hibernation-promoting factor, HPF/YfiA family yields the protein MDVVVTGRHCEISERFREHAAEKLAKLEKHDHRIMRVHVEVECESNPRQHDRAVRMELTAYSKGPVIRAEAAADDKMAALDLALDKMAAQMRRAADRRRIHRGRKGPVSMGQTLSPDRVEELVNSSGAQETVAVEERQVGPITVTGDGPLVVREKTHTASAMTLDQALYEMELVGHDFYLFVDKESERPAVVYRRRGYDYGVISLDLGTGEG from the coding sequence ATGGACGTTGTGGTCACCGGACGGCACTGCGAGATCTCGGAGCGCTTCCGCGAACATGCCGCTGAGAAGCTGGCAAAGCTCGAGAAGCACGATCACCGGATCATGCGCGTGCACGTCGAGGTCGAGTGCGAGTCGAACCCGCGACAACACGATCGCGCGGTACGGATGGAGCTGACCGCCTACTCCAAGGGCCCGGTGATCCGGGCCGAGGCCGCCGCCGACGACAAGATGGCCGCGCTCGACCTCGCCCTGGACAAGATGGCCGCGCAGATGCGTCGGGCCGCCGATCGCCGTCGGATCCACCGCGGTCGCAAGGGGCCCGTCTCGATGGGGCAGACGCTCTCCCCGGACCGGGTCGAAGAGCTGGTCAACTCCTCCGGCGCGCAGGAGACCGTCGCGGTGGAGGAGCGCCAGGTCGGCCCGATCACGGTCACCGGGGACGGCCCGCTCGTGGTCCGGGAGAAGACCCACACCGCCAGCGCGATGACGCTCGACCAGGCCCTCTACGAGATGGAGCTCGTCGGCCACGACTTCTACCTGTTCGTGGACAAGGAGAGTGAGCGCCCGGCGGTGGTCTACCGTCGCCGCGGCTACGACTACGGAGTGATCTCGCTCGACCTCGGCACCGGGGAGGGCTGA
- the mtrA gene encoding MtrAB system response regulator MtrA: MVGMSQPAAATFPTKGRVLVVDDDAPLAEMLGIVLRQEGFDSRVCARGDLALAEFRDYRPDLVLLDLMLPGRDGIDVCKEIRAESGVPIVMLTAKSDTVDVVVGLESGADDYVVKPFKPKELIARIRARVRRTDAVAAESLTLKDLVIDVAGHSVTRNGSEIALTPLEFDLLLCLARRPWQVFTRQVLLEEVWGYQHAADTRLVNVHVQRLRSKVEHDPEHPEIVLTVRGVGYKAGSG, translated from the coding sequence ATGGTGGGCATGAGCCAACCCGCCGCTGCCACCTTCCCGACCAAGGGTCGGGTGCTGGTGGTCGACGACGACGCGCCGCTGGCCGAGATGCTCGGCATCGTGCTGCGCCAGGAGGGGTTCGACTCGCGGGTCTGCGCACGCGGTGATCTGGCCCTCGCGGAGTTCCGCGACTACCGGCCCGACCTGGTGCTGCTGGACCTGATGCTGCCCGGGCGGGACGGGATCGACGTGTGCAAGGAGATCCGGGCCGAGTCCGGCGTACCGATCGTGATGCTGACGGCGAAGAGCGACACCGTCGACGTGGTGGTCGGGCTGGAGTCCGGCGCGGACGACTACGTGGTCAAGCCGTTCAAGCCGAAGGAGCTGATCGCGCGGATCCGGGCCCGCGTGCGTCGTACCGACGCGGTCGCGGCGGAGAGCCTCACCCTCAAGGACCTGGTCATCGACGTCGCCGGGCACTCGGTGACCCGCAACGGCTCCGAGATCGCGCTGACGCCCCTGGAGTTCGACCTGCTGCTCTGCCTGGCCCGCCGGCCCTGGCAGGTGTTCACCCGCCAGGTCCTCCTCGAGGAGGTGTGGGGCTACCAGCACGCCGCCGACACCCGGCTGGTCAACGTGCACGTCCAGCGACTGCGGTCGAAGGTCGAGCACGATCCGGAGCACCCGGAGATCGTGCTGACCGTCCGCGGTGTCGGCTACAAGGCCGGCTCGGGCTAG
- the mtrB gene encoding MtrAB system histidine kinase MtrB has translation MGSRAVATLRRGLTFWRRSVQARVVVTTMLLSTLAVGAVGWFLLQQVRDGLLEHRVDVVLGEVDAETADAEDRLNAASGTEVNVSRQQRDLVDPIVERGASRGYYVALGGPVGDGLDLAEGGTLYSSGLDLDSIPSDLEAHFDAVNQDTAWTYTTIERLDSEGERHVEPGIAVGSQVQLPSDGQTYTLYYLFPLEEEEEDTLGLVTRALLTAAGVMILLVGGITWLVTRQVVTPVRMARKVAERLAAGRLQERLRVTGEDDLARLAYSFNQMATNLQRQIRQLEELSWVQRRFVSDVSHELRTPLTTVRMAGDVLHDARDGFDVTTARAAELLQDELDRFESLLVDLLEISRFDAGAAMLETEDANLVDLAHRVADACRPLAESRGLRVEVEAPDGAVRAEVDVRRVERILRNLVTNAIDHAEPDDADHPVRVALVGDEHAAAVTVRDYGVGFAPGDAAMVFNRFWRSDPARARTSGGTGLGLAISLEDAHLHGGWLQAWGRPGAGAQFRLTVPRTAGGLLTYSPLGLTPDDAPPLPEGEPTEASSLTADEALLLAPPTWERRPRDDDDAT, from the coding sequence ATGGGATCGCGCGCGGTCGCCACGCTGCGCCGCGGCCTGACGTTCTGGCGACGCTCGGTCCAGGCCCGGGTCGTCGTGACCACCATGCTGCTCTCCACGCTGGCGGTCGGCGCGGTCGGCTGGTTCCTGCTGCAGCAGGTGCGCGACGGGCTGCTCGAGCACCGCGTCGACGTCGTCCTCGGCGAGGTCGACGCGGAGACCGCCGATGCCGAGGACCGGCTCAACGCGGCGTCCGGGACCGAGGTCAACGTCTCCCGCCAGCAGCGCGACCTGGTCGACCCGATCGTGGAGCGTGGAGCCAGCCGGGGCTACTACGTGGCCCTCGGGGGACCGGTCGGTGACGGACTCGACCTCGCCGAGGGCGGCACGCTCTACAGCAGCGGGCTCGACCTGGACAGCATCCCCTCCGACCTCGAGGCCCACTTCGACGCCGTCAACCAGGACACCGCCTGGACCTACACCACGATCGAGCGCCTCGACAGCGAGGGCGAGCGGCACGTGGAGCCCGGCATCGCCGTGGGCTCCCAGGTGCAGCTGCCCTCCGACGGCCAGACCTACACGCTGTACTACCTCTTCCCGCTCGAGGAGGAGGAGGAGGACACCCTCGGCCTGGTCACCCGGGCCCTGCTGACCGCGGCCGGAGTGATGATCCTGCTCGTCGGCGGCATCACCTGGCTGGTCACCCGGCAGGTCGTGACGCCGGTCCGGATGGCGCGCAAGGTCGCCGAGCGGCTGGCCGCCGGCCGACTCCAGGAGCGGCTGCGGGTCACCGGCGAGGACGACCTTGCCCGCCTGGCCTACTCGTTCAACCAGATGGCCACCAACCTGCAGCGGCAGATCCGCCAGCTCGAGGAGCTCAGCTGGGTGCAGCGACGGTTCGTCTCCGACGTCTCCCACGAGCTGCGCACGCCCCTGACCACGGTCCGGATGGCCGGCGACGTGCTGCACGACGCCCGCGACGGCTTCGACGTGACCACCGCCCGTGCGGCCGAGCTGCTCCAGGACGAGCTCGACCGGTTCGAGAGCCTGCTGGTGGACCTGCTCGAGATCAGCAGGTTCGACGCCGGCGCCGCCATGCTGGAGACCGAGGACGCCAACCTCGTCGACCTCGCCCACCGCGTGGCCGACGCGTGCCGGCCGCTGGCCGAGAGCCGCGGCCTGCGGGTCGAGGTGGAGGCGCCGGACGGCGCGGTCCGGGCCGAGGTCGACGTACGACGGGTGGAGCGGATCCTGCGCAACCTGGTGACCAACGCGATCGACCACGCCGAGCCCGACGACGCCGACCACCCGGTCCGGGTCGCCCTGGTCGGTGACGAGCATGCCGCGGCGGTGACCGTGCGTGACTACGGCGTCGGCTTCGCACCGGGGGACGCGGCGATGGTGTTCAACCGGTTCTGGCGCTCCGACCCCGCCCGCGCCCGGACCAGCGGCGGCACCGGCCTCGGACTGGCCATCTCCTTGGAGGACGCCCACCTGCACGGCGGCTGGCTGCAGGCCTGGGGCCGACCGGGAGCCGGGGCACAGTTCCGCCTCACCGTCCCCCGGACCGCCGGCGGCCTGCTCACCTACTCCCCGCTCGGGCTCACCCCCGACGACGCACCGCCGCTGCCGGAGGGGGAGCCGACCGAGGCCTCGTCGCTGACCGCGGACGAGGCACTCCTGCTCGCCCCGCCGACCTGGGAGAGGAGGCCGCGCGATGACGATGACGCGACCTGA
- a CDS encoding ComF family protein → MPLAPPPRPALVDAWSDLLLGSACVGCAAPGRTLCRACRCTLPEAAEPAWPSPTPAGLVTPWAAGAYGDLLRSMLLAHKEEQVVALCRPLSLLLTVSVLASTADVGDADPVLLVPVPSRPAVIRARGYDPITRMVRGVVGRLRAQGRPAHLAPLLRSRPGVADQAGLGARERSANLAGSMACTARLRRLPVRAGRAVICDDVLTTGATAREAQRALEASGVAVHAVAVVAATRRRRPRGPGDSGRTGQLPESPP, encoded by the coding sequence ATGCCGCTCGCGCCGCCGCCCCGACCCGCTCTCGTCGACGCCTGGAGCGACCTGCTGCTCGGCTCCGCCTGCGTCGGCTGCGCCGCACCGGGCCGCACCCTGTGCCGGGCCTGTCGGTGCACCCTGCCCGAGGCGGCCGAGCCGGCGTGGCCCAGCCCGACCCCGGCCGGTCTGGTCACGCCCTGGGCGGCCGGTGCCTACGGGGACCTGCTGCGGTCGATGCTGCTGGCCCACAAGGAGGAGCAGGTGGTCGCCCTGTGCCGCCCGCTGAGCCTGCTGCTGACCGTGTCGGTGCTGGCCTCCACCGCCGACGTCGGAGACGCGGACCCGGTGCTCCTGGTCCCGGTGCCGTCGCGTCCCGCGGTGATCCGGGCGCGCGGCTACGACCCGATCACCCGGATGGTGCGTGGGGTGGTCGGCCGGCTCCGCGCGCAGGGCCGGCCGGCTCACCTGGCACCCCTGCTCCGCTCCCGTCCGGGGGTGGCCGACCAGGCCGGGCTGGGGGCACGGGAGCGCAGCGCGAACCTCGCCGGGTCGATGGCCTGCACCGCTCGCCTGCGCCGCCTCCCGGTCCGCGCCGGACGCGCGGTGATCTGCGACGACGTGCTCACCACCGGTGCGACGGCCCGCGAGGCGCAGCGGGCACTCGAGGCCAGCGGGGTCGCCGTGCACGCCGTCGCCGTCGTCGCCGCCACCCGGCGCCGCCGTCCCCGCGGGCCGGGCGACAGCGGTCGCACCGGGCAGTTGCCTGAGAGCCCGCCATGA
- a CDS encoding LpqB family beta-propeller domain-containing protein — MTMTRPDRRPDRRTGPQGARGRGRLRRLLALGGLVLALGLAGCVGLPEDGPIVTEDADVEQDTQQALDIDARPPVEGASRLQVVTGFLDAMTAWPIQTSVAKEYLTADAADVWSPETSTVVYSDAQPPQQAGVEVTVELTGADLIDEVGSWRGALPRRDQTLRFPMAIEDGEFRIAAPPDALVVPAGWFQQRFQQVSLYYFTPNAQTLVPEPVFLPQGDQLATSLVSALLSGPPAGLRDVVRSFMPEDVSIGLSVPVSESGVAEINMIGEAPRPSTAEAELMVAQMAWTLRQAPDITAFRIRMDGEDIRVPGGATLHSVQAGARFDPKGAGISTALYGLHRGRVVTGAPADLGPVDGPFGTGRYQMRSVGVAPDGSQAIGITGDGTTALRSSIVASDTGEPADVDEVLTGVDLARPTWDVAGGVWLLDRRPGGAVLWRVWNGRTEQVRIPGMTGRDVSQILASRDGTRLIAVVRRPSGGDAILSVRIVLGAGGAAQRALQSTTIDPGIAGRRIVSIAWSTRNRIAGLVPARPGSLFEVDIVPSDGAEVGVDTLSTIVSGRVLGLAGPVDENQPTFAVLADSLVDVRTRGTDALNIPVTQLGYAG, encoded by the coding sequence ATGACGATGACGCGACCTGACCGGCGACCCGATCGGCGTACCGGCCCGCAGGGGGCCCGGGGACGAGGACGCCTCCGGCGACTGCTGGCGCTCGGCGGCCTGGTCCTCGCCCTCGGTCTCGCCGGCTGCGTAGGGCTGCCCGAGGACGGGCCGATCGTGACCGAGGACGCCGACGTCGAGCAGGACACCCAGCAGGCACTGGACATCGACGCCCGCCCGCCGGTCGAGGGTGCCTCACGGCTCCAGGTGGTGACCGGGTTCCTCGACGCGATGACCGCGTGGCCGATCCAGACCTCCGTCGCCAAGGAGTACCTGACCGCGGACGCCGCCGACGTGTGGAGCCCGGAGACCTCGACGGTGGTCTACTCCGACGCCCAGCCACCGCAGCAGGCCGGCGTCGAGGTGACCGTCGAGCTGACCGGGGCCGACCTGATCGACGAGGTCGGCTCGTGGCGTGGCGCCCTTCCCCGGCGGGACCAGACCCTGCGCTTCCCGATGGCGATCGAGGACGGCGAGTTCCGGATCGCCGCGCCGCCCGACGCCCTCGTGGTCCCGGCCGGCTGGTTCCAGCAGCGGTTCCAGCAGGTGTCCCTCTATTACTTCACGCCCAACGCCCAGACCCTGGTCCCCGAGCCGGTCTTCCTGCCGCAGGGGGACCAGTTGGCGACCAGCCTGGTCAGCGCTCTGCTGAGCGGACCGCCCGCGGGGCTGCGCGACGTGGTGCGCAGCTTCATGCCGGAAGACGTCTCGATCGGTCTCTCGGTCCCCGTCTCGGAGTCCGGGGTGGCCGAGATCAACATGATCGGCGAGGCCCCCCGGCCCTCCACCGCGGAGGCCGAGCTGATGGTCGCGCAGATGGCCTGGACGCTGCGCCAGGCCCCGGACATCACTGCGTTCCGGATCCGGATGGACGGTGAGGACATCCGGGTGCCGGGCGGAGCCACCCTGCACTCGGTGCAGGCCGGGGCCCGCTTCGACCCGAAGGGCGCGGGTATCTCCACGGCGCTCTACGGCCTGCACCGCGGCCGCGTGGTCACCGGTGCCCCCGCGGACCTCGGCCCCGTCGACGGCCCGTTCGGGACGGGGCGCTACCAGATGCGCTCGGTCGGGGTCGCGCCGGACGGCAGCCAGGCCATCGGCATCACCGGCGACGGTACGACGGCGCTGCGCAGCAGCATCGTCGCCTCCGACACCGGCGAGCCTGCCGACGTCGACGAGGTGCTGACCGGGGTCGATCTCGCCCGACCGACCTGGGACGTGGCCGGCGGCGTGTGGCTGCTGGACCGCCGCCCCGGCGGCGCGGTGCTCTGGCGGGTGTGGAACGGCCGCACGGAGCAGGTACGGATCCCGGGGATGACCGGGCGCGACGTCAGCCAGATCCTGGCGTCGCGGGACGGCACCCGGCTCATCGCCGTCGTACGTCGACCGAGCGGAGGTGACGCGATCCTGAGCGTCCGGATCGTGCTCGGTGCCGGTGGTGCGGCCCAGCGCGCGTTGCAGTCCACGACGATCGACCCCGGGATCGCCGGTCGTCGCATCGTCTCCATCGCCTGGAGCACCCGGAACCGGATCGCCGGACTCGTCCCCGCCCGCCCCGGCAGCCTCTTCGAGGTCGACATCGTCCCGTCCGACGGCGCCGAGGTCGGCGTGGACACCCTCTCCACGATCGTCAGCGGCCGGGTGCTCGGGCTGGCCGGTCCGGTCGACGAGAACCAGCCCACCTTCGCCGTGCTCGCCGACAGCCTCGTCGACGTCCGCACCCGCGGCACCGACGCGCTCAACATCCCGGTGACCCAGCTCGGGTACGCCGGCTGA
- a CDS encoding DUF808 domain-containing protein, whose product MSAGLFGLLDDVAAIAKLAAASVDDVGAAAGRASAKAAGVVIDDTAVTPQYVQGVAAERELPIIKQIAIGSVRNKLLIILPVALLLNALLPDALPIILMAGGTYLAFEGAEKIWAKVSGHGHGDEPAVERGPEAEKSMISGAVRTDLILSAEIMVIALNTVADESFWAQLAIMVVVALVITAVVYGVVALIVKMDDAGLALAQRDSPLSQRVGRGMVAGMPKLLAAITVIGTVAMLWVGGHILLVNLDEVGWWTAPYEAVHHLSEQVHDAVHVAVLGPALAWTVETAASALVGLLVGAVVATVVHFVPKRGGHGSGDQQDAAADAPGAPQGS is encoded by the coding sequence ATGAGCGCTGGTCTCTTCGGGCTGCTGGACGACGTCGCCGCGATCGCCAAGCTGGCCGCGGCCTCCGTCGACGACGTCGGCGCGGCGGCCGGCCGGGCGTCGGCGAAGGCGGCGGGCGTCGTCATCGACGACACCGCGGTGACCCCGCAGTACGTCCAGGGCGTCGCCGCCGAGCGGGAGCTGCCGATCATCAAGCAGATCGCCATCGGGTCGGTCCGCAACAAGCTGCTGATCATCCTCCCGGTCGCGCTGCTGCTCAACGCACTGCTGCCCGACGCGCTCCCGATCATCCTGATGGCCGGCGGCACCTACCTCGCCTTCGAGGGCGCGGAGAAGATCTGGGCGAAGGTCTCCGGGCACGGCCACGGCGACGAGCCCGCCGTGGAACGGGGGCCCGAGGCGGAGAAGTCGATGATCTCCGGTGCCGTTCGCACCGACCTGATCCTCTCCGCCGAGATCATGGTGATCGCGCTGAACACCGTCGCCGACGAGTCCTTCTGGGCCCAGCTGGCGATCATGGTCGTGGTCGCGCTGGTGATCACCGCCGTGGTCTATGGCGTGGTCGCCCTGATCGTGAAGATGGACGACGCCGGGCTGGCGCTGGCGCAGCGCGACTCCCCGCTCTCCCAGCGGGTCGGCCGCGGCATGGTCGCCGGCATGCCGAAGCTGCTCGCCGCGATCACCGTGATCGGCACCGTGGCGATGCTCTGGGTGGGCGGTCACATCCTGCTGGTCAACCTCGACGAGGTCGGCTGGTGGACGGCGCCGTACGAGGCGGTGCACCACCTCTCCGAGCAGGTCCACGACGCGGTCCACGTGGCGGTGCTGGGGCCGGCCCTCGCCTGGACGGTGGAGACGGCCGCCTCGGCCCTGGTCGGCCTGCTGGTCGGCGCCGTGGTGGCCACCGTGGTGCACTTCGTGCCCAAGCGCGGCGGGCACGGCTCCGGTGACCAGCAGGACGCGGCGGCCGACGCCCCGGGCGCGCCGCAGGGCTCCTGA
- the tagD gene encoding glycerol-3-phosphate cytidylyltransferase has product MSTGERGASRTVLTYGTFDLFHIGHLRLIERLARLGDRLIVGVSTDEFNAGKGKRSVVSYEDRAAIVGAIRGVDLVVPEESWEQKADDIREYGVDLFVMGDDWRGKFDHLEEHCEVMYLPRTVGVSSTEIKQMLTALDPVHLDELQSAVTVLTKLLTHYRDLS; this is encoded by the coding sequence GTGAGCACGGGGGAGCGGGGCGCGTCCCGCACGGTCCTGACCTACGGCACCTTCGACCTTTTCCACATCGGTCACCTGCGGCTGATCGAGCGCCTCGCCAGGCTCGGCGACCGGCTCATCGTCGGGGTCTCCACCGACGAGTTCAACGCCGGCAAGGGCAAGCGCTCGGTGGTCTCCTACGAGGACCGGGCCGCGATCGTCGGCGCGATCCGGGGTGTCGACCTGGTGGTGCCCGAGGAGTCCTGGGAACAGAAGGCCGACGACATCCGCGAGTACGGCGTCGACCTGTTCGTGATGGGCGACGACTGGCGCGGCAAGTTCGACCACCTCGAGGAGCACTGCGAGGTGATGTACCTGCCTCGGACGGTCGGAGTCTCCAGCACCGAGATCAAGCAGATGCTGACCGCGCTGGACCCGGTGCACCTCGACGAGCTGCAGAGCGCCGTCACCGTGCTCACCAAGCTGCTCACGCACTATCGCGACCTGAGCTGA
- a CDS encoding response regulator encodes MTNGTPPAGGGPVTSPGEPVRVLVVDDQELFRRGLTMLLGIEPGIQVVGEADDGVRGVELAVSTVPDVVLLDVRMPKQSGIESCLKIKEAVPTTKIVMLTVSDEESDLYEAVKSGASGYLLKDSSIEEVAQGIRVVADGQSLISPSMAAKLITEFKTMSEPEQVHAPALKLTERELEVLRLVAKGMSNREVAHHLAISENTVKNHVRNMLEKLQLHSRMEAVMYAVRAKLVEID; translated from the coding sequence GTGACGAACGGCACCCCTCCGGCAGGCGGCGGTCCGGTCACCTCACCGGGTGAGCCGGTCCGAGTCCTGGTCGTGGACGACCAGGAGCTCTTCCGCCGAGGACTGACGATGCTGCTGGGCATCGAGCCCGGCATCCAGGTGGTCGGCGAGGCAGACGACGGCGTTCGCGGTGTGGAGCTCGCCGTCAGCACCGTCCCCGACGTGGTGCTGCTCGACGTGCGGATGCCCAAGCAGTCCGGCATCGAGTCCTGCCTGAAGATCAAGGAGGCCGTGCCGACCACCAAGATCGTGATGCTGACCGTCTCCGACGAGGAGAGCGACCTCTACGAGGCGGTCAAGAGCGGCGCCTCCGGCTACCTGCTCAAGGACTCCTCGATCGAGGAGGTCGCGCAGGGGATCCGGGTGGTCGCCGACGGCCAGTCCCTGATCAGCCCGTCGATGGCGGCCAAGCTGATCACCGAGTTCAAGACCATGTCCGAGCCGGAGCAGGTCCATGCACCCGCGCTCAAGCTGACCGAGCGCGAGCTGGAGGTGCTCCGGCTGGTGGCGAAGGGGATGAGCAACCGGGAGGTCGCCCACCACCTCGCGATCAGCGAGAACACGGTGAAGAACCACGTGCGCAACATGCTGGAGAAGCTGCAGCTGCACTCGCGGATGGAGGCCGTCATGTACGCCGTCCGCGCCAAGCTGGTCGAGATCGACTGA
- a CDS encoding winged helix-turn-helix domain-containing protein codes for MQSLSLAQARRIALAAQGFADAPHAAPTMRTLDRALTRTGVLQVDSVNVLQRAHYMPLYARMGPYAPDLLRRAAQRRPRRLVEYWAHVQALMPVELWPVMRFRMERYREQNYGWWRDVDHRLKEELFAVIADRGGLPASALDDGAPRSRDHWGWNWSAARKALDILYRTGDLAIAGRTSQFEVIYDLPERVIPAEHLAAAPLTAEQAHVELIRRAARSHGVAGVKELADYYRMRVDESAVAVRTLVDSGELQPVEVQGWRRPAYLHADARLPRRIGARTLLSPFDPVVWERSRTEALFDFHYRIEIYVPAPQRVHGYYVLPFLLGDRIVGRVDLKADRATGRLLVPAAFAEPGAPETTPAELAAELRRLAGWLGLSQIVVGARGDLAPALAAEVATQSHTAPVSASAAP; via the coding sequence GTGCAGTCGCTCTCGCTCGCCCAGGCCCGCCGCATCGCCCTCGCCGCGCAGGGTTTCGCCGACGCGCCGCACGCGGCGCCGACGATGCGGACGCTGGACCGCGCGCTGACCCGCACCGGGGTGCTGCAGGTCGACAGTGTCAACGTGCTGCAGCGCGCCCACTACATGCCGCTCTACGCCCGGATGGGTCCCTACGCCCCGGACCTGCTGCGACGCGCGGCGCAGCGGCGTCCCCGCCGGCTGGTGGAGTACTGGGCCCACGTCCAGGCACTGATGCCGGTCGAGCTGTGGCCGGTGATGCGGTTCCGGATGGAGCGCTACCGGGAGCAGAACTACGGCTGGTGGCGCGACGTCGACCACCGCCTCAAGGAAGAGCTCTTCGCGGTCATCGCGGACCGGGGCGGGCTGCCCGCCAGCGCCCTCGACGACGGCGCGCCGCGCAGCCGCGACCACTGGGGCTGGAACTGGTCGGCCGCCCGCAAGGCGCTGGACATCCTCTACCGCACCGGCGACCTCGCCATCGCCGGCCGGACCTCCCAGTTCGAGGTGATCTACGACCTCCCCGAGCGGGTGATCCCGGCCGAGCACCTCGCGGCGGCGCCGCTGACCGCCGAGCAGGCGCACGTCGAGCTGATCCGCCGGGCCGCGCGCAGCCACGGCGTCGCCGGGGTCAAGGAGCTGGCCGACTACTACCGGATGCGCGTCGACGAGTCCGCGGTGGCGGTCCGGACGCTGGTCGACTCCGGTGAGCTGCAGCCGGTCGAGGTGCAGGGCTGGAGGCGGCCGGCGTACCTGCACGCCGACGCGCGACTGCCCCGCCGGATCGGCGCGCGGACGCTGCTCAGCCCGTTCGACCCGGTGGTCTGGGAGCGGTCCCGGACCGAGGCCCTCTTCGACTTCCACTACCGGATCGAGATCTACGTGCCCGCCCCGCAGCGGGTGCACGGCTACTACGTGCTCCCCTTCCTGCTCGGGGACCGCATCGTCGGTCGGGTGGACCTGAAGGCCGACCGGGCCACCGGCCGGCTGCTGGTCCCCGCCGCCTTCGCGGAGCCGGGCGCCCCCGAGACGACTCCCGCGGAGCTCGCCGCGGAGCTCCGCCGGTTGGCGGGATGGCTGGGCCTGTCCCAGATCGTCGTCGGCGCCCGTGGCGACCTCGCGCCGGCGCTGGCCGCCGAGGTCGCCACGCAGTCGCACACCGCGCCGGTCAGCGCATCCGCAGCGCCCTGA